Proteins from a genomic interval of Oncorhynchus mykiss isolate Arlee chromosome 21, USDA_OmykA_1.1, whole genome shotgun sequence:
- the LOC110499761 gene encoding pleckstrin homology-like domain family A member 1 has protein sequence MLENGGKVLKEGLLEKRSDGLLQLWKKKHCVLTEDGVLLHPPKQHDHPHHYNHHGGGDTGKVKELHFSNMKTVDCVERKGKYIYFTVVMSEGKEIDFRCPQDEGWNAEITLQMVQYKNRQAILAVKSTRQKQQLLVVQLPGQKIIRSSPNVA, from the coding sequence ATGCTGGAGAACGGCGGCAAGGTGCTGAAAGAGGGGCTTCTGGAGAAGCGAAGCGACGGTTTGCTGCAGCTGTGGAAGAAGAAGCACTGCGTCCTCACGGAGGACGGGGTTCTGCTTCACCCGCCGAAGCAGCACGACCACCCGCACCATTACAACCACCACGGCGGCGGAGACACTGGCAAAGTCAAGGAGCTGCACTTCTCCAACATGAAAACTGTGGACTGCGTCGAGAGGAAAGGGAAATACATCTACTTCACCGTGGTCATGTCGGAGGGCAAGGAGATCGATTTCAGGTGTCCACAGGACGAGGGCTGGAACGCCGAGATAACTTTGCAGATGGTGCAATACAAAAACAGGCAGGCCATCCTGGCGGTGAAGTCTACCAGACAGAAACAGCAGCTCCTCGTTGTTCAGCTCCCAGGACAGAAAATTATTCGGAGCTCTCCAAACGTTGCGTGA